A stretch of Helicobacter pylori oki112 DNA encodes these proteins:
- a CDS encoding DUF1882 domain-containing protein, which translates to MTEMELKLIKIDTSHYFEKKPGLGERVDYAGRCFYNKFQRVNAMLTSSLIQKHLKREIEIAHNLILRNDKVENIVFDYNGRNPERFYHKAQLLLREEGFMNFTAYNTKTPGHLHLYVHKGHTELGEGERLVKTLSMKLAQGLPKEWRVFPSNEWPKEFNILALPYEVFAKERGSSWAKHL; encoded by the coding sequence ATGACAGAAATGGAATTAAAGCTCATTAAGATAGACACAAGCCATTATTTTGAAAAAAAACCAGGCTTGGGGGAGAGGGTGGATTATGCGGGGCGTTGCTTCTATAATAAATTCCAAAGAGTGAATGCCATGCTCACAAGCTCGCTCATTCAAAAGCATTTGAAAAGGGAGATAGAAATCGCGCACAACCTCATCTTGCGTAACGATAAGGTGGAAAATATTGTGTTTGATTATAACGGGAGGAATCCAGAGCGTTTTTATCATAAGGCACAGTTATTGCTTCGTGAGGAAGGTTTTATGAATTTTACCGCTTATAACACAAAGACTCCAGGGCATTTGCATTTGTATGTGCATAAGGGGCATACGGAATTGGGCGAGGGTGAAAGGTTGGTTAAAACTTTGTCTATGAAATTAGCACAAGGGTTGCCTAAAGAATGGAGGGTCTTCCCTAGCAATGAATGGCCTAAGGAATTTAATATTTTAGCTTTACCTTATGAAGTGTTTGCAAAAGAGCGAGGGAGCTCTTGGGCGAAGCATTTATAA
- a CDS encoding SPOR domain-containing protein — protein sequence MSEKERLNEVILEEENNGGGTKKVFLIVAIAIIILAVLLMVFWKSTRVTPKETFLQTDSGMQKIGNTKDEKKDDAFESLNLDPSKQESDLDKVADNVKKQESDAFKMPIQTNQTQTEMKTTEETQEAQKELKVVEHTPIIAQKESQAVAKKETPHKKPKATPKDKEAHKDKAKHAVKELKVKKEAHKEVPKKANSKTNLIKGHYLQVGVFAHTPNKAFLQEFNQFPHKIEDRGATKRYLIGPYKSKQEALMHADEVSKKMTKPVVIEIR from the coding sequence ATGTCAGAAAAAGAAAGACTGAATGAAGTGATCTTAGAAGAAGAAAATAATGGGGGCGGCACTAAAAAAGTGTTTTTGATCGTGGCTATAGCCATTATCATTTTAGCGGTGCTTTTAATGGTGTTTTGGAAAAGCACGAGAGTCACTCCTAAAGAGACTTTTTTACAAACCGATAGCGGCATGCAAAAAATAGGCAACACTAAAGACGAGAAAAAAGACGATGCGTTTGAAAGCTTGAATTTGGATCCTTCCAAACAAGAAAGCGATCTGGACAAAGTGGCGGATAATGTTAAAAAACAAGAAAGCGATGCGTTTAAAATGCCCATTCAAACCAATCAAACTCAAACGGAGATGAAAACAACAGAAGAAACCCAAGAAGCTCAAAAAGAATTAAAAGTTGTTGAACACACTCCTATAATCGCTCAAAAAGAATCTCAAGCTGTGGCTAAAAAAGAAACCCCCCATAAAAAGCCTAAAGCAACGCCTAAAGATAAGGAAGCTCATAAAGATAAAGCTAAGCATGCGGTTAAAGAGCTAAAAGTCAAAAAAGAAGCTCATAAAGAAGTTCCTAAAAAAGCCAATTCTAAAACCAATCTTATTAAAGGGCATTATTTGCAAGTGGGGGTTTTTGCGCACACGCCCAATAAAGCGTTTTTACAAGAGTTTAACCAATTCCCCCATAAGATTGAAGATAGGGGAGCAACGAAGCGCTATCTCATAGGCCCGTATAAGAGCAAACAAGAAGCCTTAATGCATGCTGATGAAGTCAGCAAAAAAATGACTAAACCGGTTGTCATAGAGATTCGTTAA